CGTACGCCCTCGTCCGTCAGCGGGCGTGGGTTGAACCTGCTGGACCCGGCCGAGACGACAACCGGCACAAGCCGCTCGAACGCGCTCTCCGTCAGGCCCGCTTCGCGCCACGACCCACAGGCCCCCAGGTCGGCGGCCAGTTGCCCGAACCAGGCGACGAAGGCCTCGGCTGTCGGCTCCAGGCCGATGCGGCCGGCCAGGTGGGCATAGCGTTCGCGCGCCGCCTCCATGTTGAAGCGCATCACGGTGGGCATGAGCCAGCCGCACACGCGACCGTGCGGGAGATGGCACATGACGCCCAGGGGATGGGCCAGGCCGTGCACGAGGCCCAGCCGGGCGCTCGCCAGCGCCAGGCCCGCCAGCAGGCTCCCCAGGGCCATGTCCTCGCGCGCGGCCAGGTCTGAGCCGTCCTCCACTGCGCGGCGCAGCGAGCCGGCCAGGCGCACCGTCCCCTCCTCGGCATACATGTCGCTGACGAGGTTCACGCCCGTGGAGGTATGGGACTCGATCGCCTGCACGAGCGCATCCAGACCCGAGAAGGCGGTCTGCTGCGCGGGGAGACCGAGGGTGAGTTCCGGATCCACGATCGCCACACGGGGCATGAGCGCCAGGCCGCGAATGCTGGCCTTGTGCAGCGTATCGGGGTCGCTGAGGACCGAGTTCGGTGTCACCTCGGCGCCCGTACCGGAGGTCGTCGGGAGGGCGATGACCGGCACGGCGGAGCCGGTGATCTCGTGGCCGCCGGTGAAGTAATGCTCGACGCCCCGCTCATGCAGCGCCAGCGCCCCGATGGCCTTGCCCACGTCCATGGCGCTGCCGCCCCCGACCGCCACCACGACATCAGCACCATGCGCGCGCAGTGCCTCTCGGCCCGCATCCACGGTC
The DNA window shown above is from bacterium and carries:
- a CDS encoding iron-containing alcohol dehydrogenase, yielding MAGFALRSANEVVFGSGSRKQAGRLAAALGQRALLVTGRGAARRGLVDDFRGILAGAGLQVAVFDAVEPEPSLQTVDAGREALRAHGADVVVAVGGGSAMDVGKAIGALALHERGVEHYFTGGHEITGSAVPVIALPTTSGTGAEVTPNSVLSDPDTLHKASIRGLALMPRVAIVDPELTLGLPAQQTAFSGLDALVQAIESHTSTGVNLVSDMYAEEGTVRLAGSLRRAVEDGSDLAAREDMALGSLLAGLALASARLGLVHGLAHPLGVMCHLPHGRVCGWLMPTVMRFNMEAARERYAHLAGRIGLEPTAEAFVAWFGQLAADLGACGSWREAGLTESAFERLVPVVVSAGSSRFNPRPLTDEGVREVLETLLGA